ATCAGCCAAAGACTTGGAATGAGAATAGACGCACCTTTTATTATCAGCCCAATCAAAGCAAAAATTTTCATCGATGATTTTATCTGAAAATCCCAGCGCGGCAGTCGAACTTAAATGGATCAATTTTTTAACTGAATTATTTTCGCAGGCCCGCAAAACATTCAGCGCCCCCTGGCAATTATTTTTTTCCAATTCTTCCTTGTCTTTCTGCCGGAAAGAAACAAGTCCGCCAAGATTGACGACCATGCCGATATCTTTGAAATATTTTCCCAGCGCCGGATAATCCAAAATATCAACATTATAAAAAATCTTAACGCCGGGTATTCGCTCAATATCGATATATTCGCCATATCTTCTTTTCCTGCAAATCACCGAAATATCATAACCTCTTGTTTGCAATTCTTCAATCAGATGCTGTCCGATAAATCCAGTTCCGCCGACAATCAAAATTTTTGTCATATTATTGCTGTTATCCGCCCTTTTACCCTTATTCCAACGGCTATTTCGTCAAAACCAAATAATAATTAAAATTGTCCTTAAATATTTTTTTAATCTTGAGGCCGGATTTTTTTACCAATTTTTTCAATTCACCCCGATAAAAGACATGGTAGTAGCGCTTGCTCATCTGGCTATTGGGCGCGCGCCAATCAAACAAAACATCATTCCAGTCCATTTTATTCTTGCCGAAAATTTTTAAGAGCGAAAATTTATAGATCATCTTCCGATATTTTTCCAGCGGCCACATATTCCAGACGGTCAGAATTATTTTCCCGCCGACTTTTATCTTGTTTTTTAATTGCTTCAAGGCTTGCACGCGCAGATCTTTTCCCGGCAGATGTTGCAAGACGGCGATGCAAAAGACATAATCAAAATCATAATCAGGCAATTCTCCCAGATTCAAAATATCCTCGACCGCGAATTTATATTCCGGATATTTATCTTGGCAAATTTTTATCAAGCTTTCACTTTGATCTACGCCGATATACTTAGCGTGTCTTTCTGTTAAAATTTTTAATGTTCTTCCGTTGCCGCAGCCCACATCCAAAACTTTTACTCCTAGCTCCACTTTGTTGAGAAAATCCGAAAGCGGCGGCAAAATAAACTTCTCCCGCGTCTCGTCAAAGGTCCGAGCGTCATCTTCGTAATTCTTGCGCACGATCCTCAATAATTCCTTCTGCGTGTCTTTATTCATAATTTCAGATTATCAAAACCCCGCCCTTTTGTCATCCCGCCCCATTGTCATTGCGAGCGCCGCGCGAAGCAATCTCGCCCCTGGCGGAAAAACACTTCGCTATCGCGAGACGCGGGATTGCTTCGTCGTCCGCCCAAGGCGGACTCCTCGCAATGACAAAAATAAAAGGCCCCGACACATTTCTGCGCGAGGCCAAGAACAAACAAACAATTTTCTCAGGTCACGTTGTAATTGCTGCCAGGCAGTTAGCGTTTAAGGCGCAGGCGACAAAGCTGTAGGACCATTCCCGCCGTGAACCGGCCCAGTGGAAGCAACGGACATAGAGGTTGCCGCCAGTCTTGCAATAAATGGTGCCCCAGAAAAAAATCCATGCTTCATTTTTGAATTCTTCCGTAATAAATTCGGGGAATTCCACCAAGGCATCAAGAATATTCGCATTAAGTACTGATTTGTTAGCAAGCTCTTTACGAATCTCGAATCCCTTAATCGTTTTGCCGATTTGCTGACGGTCAGAACGAAAAAAAATGACTTTCCGGCCATCAAGATACAATCCGTCCGGCCTTTTTTCCAAAACAGCCAGGCCCCTTCCTGAATGCGATTCGATCCCGTAACCTTCTTTAACCGGCTTCGGCGTCAAGCCTAAATTGACGATCAGCGTCGTATCATTAATCTTCCTGACCAACGGCTGTATGGCAATATATTCATCGCCGAGCGTTTGCAGGAATTTAATGAAACTTTCCTTCCCTTCGCCCATGAGCCAAGGAATTATTTCCAGCCCGATTTTCATCTGGCTGAAAGTTTCCCTGATGAGCGAGAACAAACTGATGACGTTCGACATGAGCTTGCCCAAATCCGCCCAATCCAACGACCGTTTCGCTGACATACATCCTCCTTTGCCGCCTCATTGCCAAAATCCGCCCAAAGCGGACCGGCGCCGACTTAGCATTGGTTAAGGTTGAAAAAGTGCCTTTTTGCGGTCATTTAACCGCAAAAAACATAACCCGATATTAGCACAAAATTATTTTCCTGTCAACCTCACCTCATTTGTCATCCTGAGCGCCGCGCGAAGGATCTATTATAGGAGATGCTTCTAAAAACATCAGCAAACATTAGAACGAACAAGTAAAAAATATCATCGATAAAAAAATTGGCAGTAGTAATTCAAGTTTTGCCTAGAATAGATCCTTCGTCGTCAGCCGAGGCGGCCTCCTCCTCAGGATGACAAAAAAATGTTGTCTGCTACTTGTTACCTGATACCTGTTTGAATTTCGCCCGCGCAATTTTAATTTCTTCCCAAGAATAATCATCGCCAAGTTCGTCTTTGATCGGCGTCAGTTTTTCAAAGCCGACTTTTTTAATGGCGGCGAAAATCTTGTCCTGTTTTTTAGAACTCACCAATTTATCGATGTCTTTTATCAAGCCTTTTTCAATTAAAAATACTAAGTGGTTATAAATCGTTTCAACGGTGAAGCCGCGCGCGCCGGCGATCCCGGCCGGATTGTAATTCTTGTTGAACAATTCCAAAGTTTCCAATTGCGTCAATTTGGTATTCAAAGTTTTCTTCTCCACCTTTATTTCTCCAAAATCCACCTTTAACACACCCCGGCGCTCCGAGACGTCGCGCCACCCCTCTCGAGAGGGGACTTTTTTAAAATCTTTTCGTGCGTAGCGATTCCCCTCTGGAGAGGGGTGGCTCGCGCCTCGCGAGACGGGGTGTGTGACGTCCGAAGCTCCGCCCAAACAATTATCGCACTTGCCGCAGTGTTCAACGTCGTATTCGCCGAAGTAATTCAGAATATATTCCGGACGGCAACTGAAATGATAGACATAATCTTCCATCTCGTCTAATTTACTGTAAGCCCGGGCGGCTTTTTCGCGCATCGCCGAAAAATCTATCTTGACTTCGGATCGCGGAACGCGTTTCAAAATTTGGATTTCCGTACCGCGCTTAGGCGGATTATATTCGACCAGCTCGGCTTTTTTCCAGGCATTAATCGAGCGCACCAAAGCTTCGCGGCCGACTTCGATAGTTCCGGCCACTTCATCCAGATCAAATTCCCAGCCCTCGAACAACTCGGTGGCAAACCGCGCGTTCAATTTATTCAAGATTTCCACCTGCTTCTTGGCTTGTTTGGAAACAAAATCCAAAGTCGTCTGATGATTATTGATCATCCTTAAAAATGCCGGCGAAGTTTTTTCGCT
Above is a window of Patescibacteria group bacterium DNA encoding:
- a CDS encoding class I SAM-dependent methyltransferase, whose amino-acid sequence is MNKDTQKELLRIVRKNYEDDARTFDETREKFILPPLSDFLNKVELGVKVLDVGCGNGRTLKILTERHAKYIGVDQSESLIKICQDKYPEYKFAVEDILNLGELPDYDFDYVFCIAVLQHLPGKDLRVQALKQLKNKIKVGGKIILTVWNMWPLEKYRKMIYKFSLLKIFGKNKMDWNDVLFDWRAPNSQMSKRYYHVFYRGELKKLVKKSGLKIKKIFKDNFNYYLVLTK